A part of Desulfuromonas sp. genomic DNA contains:
- a CDS encoding SDR family oxidoreductase, with the protein MSDAESTCSYLITGVSSHLGEKLVGHLSEDPGNRVFTTSRGPSAFDQITAKPNHQHLTGVDLLQADDVSRLFSAVSRWAEGPFHVVNCVGYFPGYSAMRQTPFDEFRRVFECNVLTLYATANALLPLMQAKGGGHFMAFSSHSVAQAYPLMAAFTAAKAAVESLVRSIANEHAKEGIVANAFAIATINTPREHDLRPGADSSGWLDVEQISRYVVEIVRAPFSIMNGNTIHLYNYSDTFFHTSYFDRLGTTPSSSKVLDGSD; encoded by the coding sequence ATGAGTGATGCCGAAAGTACCTGTAGTTACCTTATCACGGGCGTTAGCAGTCATCTTGGCGAGAAACTTGTGGGGCATCTATCAGAGGATCCAGGGAATCGGGTTTTCACCACATCAAGAGGACCTAGTGCGTTCGATCAAATCACTGCAAAACCAAATCACCAACACCTCACGGGAGTTGACCTCCTGCAAGCAGATGATGTGTCACGTCTTTTTTCTGCAGTTAGCCGATGGGCAGAGGGGCCATTCCATGTTGTGAACTGTGTAGGTTATTTCCCGGGATACAGCGCGATGCGCCAAACGCCTTTCGATGAATTTCGCAGAGTTTTTGAATGTAATGTCCTAACTCTCTACGCTACAGCCAATGCGCTACTACCGCTTATGCAAGCTAAGGGGGGAGGGCACTTCATGGCCTTTAGTAGTCACTCGGTTGCTCAAGCCTATCCGCTAATGGCAGCATTTACAGCAGCTAAGGCCGCAGTTGAAAGTCTAGTCCGGTCAATTGCTAATGAACATGCAAAAGAAGGAATAGTTGCAAACGCTTTTGCTATTGCAACTATTAACACACCGAGAGAGCATGATTTGCGACCAGGGGCAGATAGTTCGGGGTGGTTAGATGTTGAGCAAATTTCACGGTATGTGGTGGAAATTGTACGTGCACCCTTTAGTATCATGAACGGCAACACAATTCATCTTTACAATTATAGTGACACTTTTTTTCACACGTCTTATTTTGATAGGCTTGGAACAACTCCCTCGTCCTCAAAGGTTCTTGATGGGAGTGACTAA